From Scatophagus argus isolate fScaArg1 chromosome 2, fScaArg1.pri, whole genome shotgun sequence, a single genomic window includes:
- the hoga1 gene encoding 4-hydroxy-2-oxoglutarate aldolase, mitochondrial isoform X1, which yields MLCVRAWRGLRPLIRGAHSPACTQTRSYTAAARLDIGGIYPPIATPFTAKEDVDYHKLEENLQKYAKIPFRGLVVQGSNGEYPYLTEEERVEVVRTVRRSLPADKLLMAGSGCESTRATVQLTEKMAAAGADAVLVVTPCFYKGKMDSRALINHFTEVADRSPVPVVLYSVPANTGLEVPLDAVLQLSQHPNILGLKDSGGDITRIGLIVHKTKTQDFQVLAGSAGFLMAAYCVGAVGGVCALANVLGRELCELERLCASGRWEEARVLQRRLIEPNAAVTRKLGVPALKQAMEWFGFHGGACRSPLQPLTEAETQQLRRDFSSNGWL from the exons ATGCTGTGCGTCCGGGCATGGAGGGGTCTGCGCCCCCTGATCAGAGGAGCCCACTCACCAGCGTGCACGCAAACCCGGAGCTACACAGCAGCTGCCAGGCTGGACATCGGCGGGATTTACCCGCCCATCGCCACCCCGTTTACCGCCAAGGAGGACGTGGACTACCACAAACTGGAGGAGAACCTGCAGAAATATGCTAAGATACCGTTCAGAG GTCTGGTGGTTCAGGGCTCCAACGGCGAGTATCCGTACCTGACGGAGGAGGAGCGGGTGGAGGTGGTGAGGACGGTCAGGCGATCTCTGCCGGCGGACAAACTGCTGATGGCCGGATCGGGCTGCGAAT CCACGCGAGCCACAGTTCAGCTGACGGAGAAGATGGCGGCGGCCGGAGCCGACGCCGTCCTTGTGGTGACACCCTGCTTCTATAAAGGCAAAATGGACAGCCGCGCTCTGATAAATCACTTCACAGAG GTGGCGGACCGCAGCCCGGTGCCGGTGGTTCTGTACAGCGTGCCGGCCAACACGGGCCTGGAGGTGCCGCTGGACGCCGTGCTGCAGCTGTCACAGCACCCAAACATCCTGGGCCTTAAGGACAGTGGAGGAGAC ATCACGCGGATCGGCCTGATCGTTCACAAAACCAAAACGCAGGATTTCCAGGTGTTGGCGGGCTCAGCGGGGTTTCTCATGGCCGCCTATTGTGTTG GTGCCGTCGGTGGAGTGTGCGCGCTGGCGAACGTGTTGGGCCGCGAGCTGTGTGAGCTGGAGCGTCTGTGCGCGTCCGGTCgctgggaggaagccagagtcCTGCAGCGGCGTCTCATCGAGCCCAACGCCGCC GTGACCAGGAAGCTGGGAGTTCCCGCCCTAAAGCAGGCGATGGAGTGGTTTGGGTTCCACGGCGGCGCCTGTCGATCACCTCTTCAGCCACTCACGGAGGCCGAGACTCAGCAGCTGAGACGGGACTTCTCCTCCAACGGCTGGCTGTGA
- the hoga1 gene encoding 4-hydroxy-2-oxoglutarate aldolase, mitochondrial isoform X2, whose translation MLCVRAWRGLRPLIRGAHSPACTQTRSYTAAARLDIGGIYPPIATPFTAKEDVDYHKLEENLQKYAKIPFRGLVVQGSNGEYPYLTEEERVEVVRTVRRSLPADKLLMAGSGCESTRATVQLTEKMAAAGADAVLVVTPCFYKGKMDSRALINHFTEVADRSPVPVVLYSVPANTGLEVPLDAVLQLSQHPNILGLKDSGGDITRIGLIVHKTKTQDFQVLAGSAGFLMAAYCVGDQEAGSSRPKAGDGVVWVPRRRLSITSSATHGGRDSAAETGLLLQRLAVR comes from the exons ATGCTGTGCGTCCGGGCATGGAGGGGTCTGCGCCCCCTGATCAGAGGAGCCCACTCACCAGCGTGCACGCAAACCCGGAGCTACACAGCAGCTGCCAGGCTGGACATCGGCGGGATTTACCCGCCCATCGCCACCCCGTTTACCGCCAAGGAGGACGTGGACTACCACAAACTGGAGGAGAACCTGCAGAAATATGCTAAGATACCGTTCAGAG GTCTGGTGGTTCAGGGCTCCAACGGCGAGTATCCGTACCTGACGGAGGAGGAGCGGGTGGAGGTGGTGAGGACGGTCAGGCGATCTCTGCCGGCGGACAAACTGCTGATGGCCGGATCGGGCTGCGAAT CCACGCGAGCCACAGTTCAGCTGACGGAGAAGATGGCGGCGGCCGGAGCCGACGCCGTCCTTGTGGTGACACCCTGCTTCTATAAAGGCAAAATGGACAGCCGCGCTCTGATAAATCACTTCACAGAG GTGGCGGACCGCAGCCCGGTGCCGGTGGTTCTGTACAGCGTGCCGGCCAACACGGGCCTGGAGGTGCCGCTGGACGCCGTGCTGCAGCTGTCACAGCACCCAAACATCCTGGGCCTTAAGGACAGTGGAGGAGAC ATCACGCGGATCGGCCTGATCGTTCACAAAACCAAAACGCAGGATTTCCAGGTGTTGGCGGGCTCAGCGGGGTTTCTCATGGCCGCCTATTGTGTTG GTGACCAGGAAGCTGGGAGTTCCCGCCCTAAAGCAGGCGATGGAGTGGTTTGGGTTCCACGGCGGCGCCTGTCGATCACCTCTTCAGCCACTCACGGAGGCCGAGACTCAGCAGCTGAGACGGGACTTCTCCTCCAACGGCTGGCTGTGAGGTGA
- the LOC124051350 gene encoding MORN repeat-containing protein 4-like, which translates to MTLTRGSFSYSNDEEYHGEWKEGLRHGLGQLTFSDGTCYTGQFENGLFNGCGVLVFPDGSRYEGEFVQGKFQGAGVFTRFDGMRFEGEFKGGCVDGYGVLAFPDAGGGGGGHEGLFENNQLTRMENSQAAVQRAQAAAAKARALAM; encoded by the exons ATGACCCTGACTCGAGGCTCCTTCAGCTACTCCAATGACGAGGAGTACCACGGCGAATGGAAAGAAG GTCTGCGTCATGGCCTGGGTCAGCTGACCTTCAGCGACGGGACGTGTTACACGGGACAGTTTGAGAACGGCCTCTTCAACGGCTGCGGGGTGCTGGTCTTCCCCGACGGCTCCAG gtatGAAGGTGAATTTGTTCAGGGCAAATTTCAGGGCGCCGGTGTCTTCACTCGCTTCGACGGAATGAGGTTCGAGGGCGAGTTTAAAGGCGGATGTGTGGATGGCTACG GAGTGCTGGCGTTTCCAGACGcaggcggcggcggcggcggtcATGAGGGCCTGTTTGAAAACAACCAGTTGACGAGGATGGAGAACAGCCAGGCAGCTGTGCAGAGAGCGCAGGCTGCAGCCGCCAAGGCCCGAGCTCTGGCCATGTGA